The genomic segment TGGACAGCCACGATGCGGCCATACGACAGGCCTACCGTCTCCAGGGCGAAGCCCGAACCGCCCGCTGGCGACGCCTGGCCGATCGCCTGCGGCTGCCCCTGATGCCGCTGGATACCCAGCATGGTCTGGTCGACCAGCTGCGCGAGCACCTCAGCGTGCAACATCCCGGAGCGCACCGATGAGCTCACTCGATCAACTCGAGCCGCTGATCGCACCCGCCCCAATCAGCGGATGGCCGCCGGCGCCCGGCTGGTGGTTCCTCGCCGCGCTGATGCTTAGCGTTCTTCTGCTGCTGCGTTTGCGCCCGTGGCAACGGTGGCAGCGAGTAAAAGTTGAAGCCGAAGTGACCGTCGATCCCCAGCGACAGATTGCCCTGGACGAACTCGCCCAGCTGAACAAGCCCTACGGGGGACAGCCCGCCAACCAGTGGCTGCAACAGCTTAACGCGCTGCTCAAGCGCCTCTGCCGCACCCGCTATCCGGATGATCACCCGCATACCCTCAGCGGTCGTGCCTGGCTGGCGTTTCTCGACAATCGTTGTCCGGCAGCTGGCCTGACGCGCTGGATGGTACTGGTCGAAGGCTTGTACCGCGCCGAATGCCGACTGGACGACAAGGCCATCCAGGGCTTGGAACAGGCCGTGCAGATCTGGATTCGCAAGCATGTTTGAGCTGGCGTGGCCGTGGATTTTCCTTCTGCTGCCTCTGCCCTGGGTGTTGCGCTGGCTGCTGCCGGTCGCCGACAGTGGCGATGCCGCTCTGAAGGTCAGCTTCATCGGTGAACTGGAACCGCTGGCGGGTCGTCGCGCCGCCGTCGCGCTTCCCGCTTGGCGTCAGCAACTTCCTTACCTTGTGGTCTGGTTGCTGCTGTTGTTTGCCGCCGCCCGGCCGCAATGGCTTGGCGAACCCCTGCCGCTGCCCACCAGTGGCCGCGATCTATTGCTGGCCGTAGATGTCTCCGGTTCGATGGACTACCCGGACATGCAATGGGAGGGAGACGAGGTCAGTCGGCTGGACCTGGTCAAGCATTTGCTCGGTGACTTCATCATCGAGCGGCGCGGCGACCGCGTCGGGCTGATCCTTTTCGGCAGCAACGCCTACCTGCAGGCACCGCTGACTTTCGACCGACAGACCGTTCGCACCTGGCTCGACGAGGCCGCGATCGGTATCGCCGGCGGCAACACCGCCATCGGCGATGCCATTGGCCTGGCAGTCAAGCGTTTGCGCGAACGTCCGGCACAAAGCCGAGTGCTGGTGCTGATCACCGACGGCGCCAACAACGGCGGAGAAATCGAGCCCCTGCTGGCTGCTCGTCTGGCGGCAGAAGAAGGCATCAGGATCCATACGATCGGCATTGGCTCTGACGCGGAGGCTGGCGGTGTGCTCCAGCGCTTCGGCTTCGTGGGCGCCGAGCTGGACGAACCGACTCTGCGGGCGATCGCCGAGCGAACCGGCGGCGACTACTTCCGAGCACGTTCGAGCAGCGAGCTCAAGAGCATCGGCGACACGCTCGATCAACTCGAGCCAGCCGCACAGCAGCCGGCACAGGCACGTGTCGCCGATGCGCTCTATGCCTGGCCACTGTCAGCCGCGTTGTTGATCAGCCTGCTGCTGGTAGCGACAAGCCTCTGGCGGCCGGCATTGCAACGCCTCATCTGGCGCGGGGAACGACTGTGATCGATGCGCTGCCGCACCTGCTAAGGCCCTTCTGGCTGTTGATTCTGCCGCTGCTCATCTGGCTGCTGTGGCGACTCTGGCACCGCCAACGGCAGGTCGGCCGATGGCAGCGTCTGTTGCCCGAAGCCTTCCATGCTGCGTTGTTGACCCGCGGCAAATTGCGCAACAGCAGACGCCCTTGGCTGCTGCTCGGTTCGGCGTGGCTACTCGCCTGCGTGGCGCTGCTGGGACCGA from the Stutzerimonas stutzeri genome contains:
- a CDS encoding DUF4381 domain-containing protein, with protein sequence MSSLDQLEPLIAPAPISGWPPAPGWWFLAALMLSVLLLLRLRPWQRWQRVKVEAEVTVDPQRQIALDELAQLNKPYGGQPANQWLQQLNALLKRLCRTRYPDDHPHTLSGRAWLAFLDNRCPAAGLTRWMVLVEGLYRAECRLDDKAIQGLEQAVQIWIRKHV
- a CDS encoding vWA domain-containing protein — its product is MFELAWPWIFLLLPLPWVLRWLLPVADSGDAALKVSFIGELEPLAGRRAAVALPAWRQQLPYLVVWLLLLFAAARPQWLGEPLPLPTSGRDLLLAVDVSGSMDYPDMQWEGDEVSRLDLVKHLLGDFIIERRGDRVGLILFGSNAYLQAPLTFDRQTVRTWLDEAAIGIAGGNTAIGDAIGLAVKRLRERPAQSRVLVLITDGANNGGEIEPLLAARLAAEEGIRIHTIGIGSDAEAGGVLQRFGFVGAELDEPTLRAIAERTGGDYFRARSSSELKSIGDTLDQLEPAAQQPAQARVADALYAWPLSAALLISLLLVATSLWRPALQRLIWRGERL